A region of Streptomyces sp. WMMC500 DNA encodes the following proteins:
- the tilS gene encoding tRNA lysidine(34) synthetase TilS — MGPHPAVAAIRLAVRQVLHDVLTEYATAHLPPAAAASPASAAAPAAPAAATAPATGPAPAGTPSAPATAPHSPLDPHAPLDPLAPLVLVACSGGADSMALASALAFEAPRRGVRAGGITIDHGLQDGSDLRAREVAGRLRALGLDPVESVRVDVGRDGGPEAAARDARYAALDEAAERLGAAAVLLGHTRDDQAETVLLALARGSGVRSLSGMAGTSGAGGRYRRPFLQIDRQVARKACMVQSLPVWDDPHNVDPAYTRSRVRHEALPVLEKALGRGVVASLARTARLSRDDADALDAWAADAERGVRDADGGLDVRGLYALPPAVRRRVLRRAALAAGSPAGSLFSRHVEEMDKLITGWRGQSALNLPGRVSARREQGRLVVRRVD; from the coding sequence ATGGGTCCCCATCCAGCGGTCGCCGCGATACGTCTCGCCGTACGGCAGGTCCTGCACGACGTGCTGACCGAGTACGCGACGGCGCACCTTCCCCCCGCCGCCGCGGCCTCCCCGGCGTCTGCAGCCGCCCCCGCGGCTCCCGCGGCCGCCACGGCCCCGGCAACCGGACCGGCCCCGGCGGGCACTCCCTCCGCCCCCGCCACGGCCCCCCACTCCCCTCTCGACCCTCACGCGCCCCTCGACCCTCTCGCGCCTCTCGTGCTGGTCGCCTGCTCCGGCGGCGCCGACTCCATGGCGCTGGCCTCCGCCCTCGCCTTCGAGGCCCCCCGCCGGGGCGTCCGCGCCGGCGGCATCACCATCGACCACGGCCTCCAGGACGGCTCCGACCTGCGCGCGCGGGAAGTCGCCGGCCGCCTGCGCGCCCTCGGGCTGGACCCCGTCGAGTCCGTGCGCGTCGACGTCGGCCGCGACGGCGGCCCCGAGGCCGCCGCCCGCGACGCCCGCTACGCGGCGCTGGACGAGGCCGCGGAGCGCCTCGGCGCCGCCGCCGTGCTCCTCGGCCACACCCGCGACGACCAGGCCGAGACCGTGCTGCTGGCGCTCGCCCGCGGCTCCGGCGTGCGCTCGCTTTCCGGCATGGCCGGCACGTCGGGGGCCGGCGGCCGCTACCGCCGCCCGTTCCTCCAGATCGACCGCCAGGTCGCCCGCAAGGCGTGCATGGTCCAGTCGCTGCCCGTCTGGGACGACCCCCACAACGTCGACCCCGCCTACACCCGCTCCCGCGTCCGCCACGAGGCGCTGCCCGTGCTGGAGAAGGCGCTCGGCCGCGGCGTCGTCGCCTCCCTGGCCCGTACCGCCCGGCTCTCCCGCGACGACGCCGACGCCCTCGACGCCTGGGCCGCCGACGCCGAGCGCGGCGTCCGCGACGCCGACGGCGGCCTCGACGTCCGCGGGCTGTACGCGCTGCCGCCCGCCGTCCGCCGCCGCGTCCTGCGCCGCGCCGCCCTCGCGGCCGGCTCGCCCGCCGGGTCCCTCTTCAGCCGGCACGTCGAGGAGATGGACAAGCTCATCACCGGCTGGCGCGGACAGAGCGCCCTCAACCTCCCGGGCCGGGTGTCCGCCCGCCGCGAACAGGGCCGGCTGGTCGTCCGGCGGGTGGACTGA
- the folE gene encoding GTP cyclohydrolase I FolE encodes MTDAAVGPGNGPEHGGAGFRGAGYGGAGAAGAGYGDFDEKRAENAVRELLIAVGEDPDREGLLETPARVARSYKEIFAGLRQRPEDVLTTTFDLGHDEMVLVKDIEVLSTCEHHLVPFVGSAHVGYIPSHDGKITGLSKLARLVDVYARRPQVQERLTTQIADSLMAILEPRGVIVVIECEHLCMTMRGVRKPGAKTLTSAVRGQLRDPATRAEAMSLIKAR; translated from the coding sequence ATGACGGATGCGGCGGTCGGACCGGGAAACGGCCCGGAGCACGGCGGCGCGGGCTTCCGCGGCGCCGGGTACGGCGGCGCGGGGGCGGCCGGCGCGGGGTACGGCGACTTCGACGAGAAGCGCGCCGAGAACGCCGTGCGGGAGCTGCTCATCGCCGTCGGCGAGGACCCGGACCGCGAGGGTCTGCTGGAGACGCCGGCGCGGGTGGCGCGCTCGTACAAGGAGATATTCGCGGGGCTGCGGCAGCGTCCCGAGGACGTGCTCACGACGACGTTCGACCTGGGCCACGACGAGATGGTGCTGGTCAAGGACATCGAGGTGCTCAGCACCTGCGAGCACCACCTGGTGCCCTTCGTCGGCTCCGCGCACGTGGGGTACATCCCGTCGCACGACGGGAAGATCACCGGGCTGTCGAAGCTGGCGCGGCTGGTGGACGTGTACGCGCGCAGGCCGCAGGTGCAGGAGCGGCTGACCACGCAGATCGCGGACTCGCTGATGGCGATACTGGAGCCGCGGGGCGTGATCGTGGTCATCGAGTGCGAGCACCTGTGCATGACGATGCGGGGCGTGCGGAAGCCGGGCGCGAAGACGCTGACGTCGGCGGTGCGCGGGCAGTTGCGGGACCCCGCGACGCGGGCCGAGGCGATGAGCCTGATCAAGGCGCGCTGA
- a CDS encoding zinc-dependent metalloprotease, whose product MTSIGGAEMVDWNLAVATATRLVRPGPEVSRDEARAIVGELRAHARSAEEHVREFSRMYPEGADPRHDTPILVVDRPGWIKANVAGFRAVLAPLLEKMDKRRSGLPGGAVLGAVGGKVTGVELGMLLSFLSSRVLGQYETFAPATRDLPGGPAAHAGSADGGAGQGRLLLIAPNIVHVERELEVAPHDFRLWVCIHEETHRTQFTAVPWLRDHLQGEIQSFLGETEVDPATLLDRVREALQSLSSGREEGGEERSIVEVVQTPAQREILGRLTAVMSLLEGHADYVMDGVGPQVVPSVAEIREKFTKRRQAGAGRLDQALRKLLGLDAKLRQYRDGERFVRHVVDQVGMDGFNRVWTSPNTLPTKSEIAKPADWIARVHSRAES is encoded by the coding sequence ATGACGAGCATCGGTGGTGCGGAGATGGTCGACTGGAATCTCGCGGTTGCGACCGCGACGCGGCTCGTGCGGCCGGGGCCCGAGGTGAGCCGGGACGAGGCGCGCGCCATCGTCGGCGAGCTGCGGGCGCACGCCCGGTCGGCCGAGGAGCACGTACGCGAGTTCTCCCGGATGTATCCCGAGGGCGCCGACCCGCGGCACGACACCCCGATCCTCGTGGTCGACCGGCCCGGCTGGATCAAGGCGAACGTCGCGGGCTTCCGCGCCGTCCTCGCGCCGCTGCTGGAGAAGATGGACAAGCGCCGCTCCGGCCTCCCGGGCGGGGCCGTGCTGGGCGCCGTCGGCGGCAAGGTCACCGGCGTCGAGCTGGGGATGCTGCTGTCGTTCCTGTCCTCCCGCGTCCTCGGGCAGTACGAGACCTTCGCCCCCGCCACCCGCGACCTGCCCGGCGGCCCCGCCGCCCACGCCGGCTCCGCCGACGGCGGCGCGGGCCAGGGCCGGCTGCTGCTCATCGCGCCGAACATCGTCCATGTCGAGCGCGAGCTGGAGGTCGCCCCGCACGACTTCCGGCTGTGGGTGTGCATCCACGAGGAGACCCACCGCACGCAGTTCACGGCCGTGCCGTGGCTGCGCGACCACCTGCAGGGCGAGATCCAGTCGTTCCTGGGCGAGACCGAGGTCGACCCGGCCACCCTGCTGGACCGCGTGCGCGAGGCGCTGCAGAGCCTCAGCAGCGGCCGGGAGGAGGGCGGCGAGGAGCGCAGCATCGTCGAGGTCGTCCAGACCCCGGCGCAGCGGGAGATCCTGGGCCGGCTGACCGCGGTGATGTCCCTGCTGGAGGGGCACGCCGACTACGTGATGGACGGCGTGGGGCCGCAGGTCGTGCCGTCGGTCGCGGAGATCCGGGAGAAGTTCACCAAGCGCCGGCAGGCCGGCGCGGGCCGGCTGGACCAGGCGCTGCGCAAGCTGCTGGGCCTGGACGCCAAGCTCCGCCAGTACCGCGACGGCGAGCGCTTCGTACGGCACGTCGTCGACCAGGTCGGCATGGACGGCTTCAACCGCGTGTGGACCTCGCCCAACACCCTGCCGACGAAGTCGGAGATCGCCAAACCGGCGGATTGGATCGCGCGGGTGCACAGCCGCGCCGAGAGCTGA
- the pstB gene encoding phosphate ABC transporter ATP-binding protein PstB, which yields MAKRIDISGLTAYYSDFKAIEDISMAVEPRSVTAFIGPSGCGKSTFLRTINRMHEVIPGARVEGKVMLDDENLYASGVDPVSVRRVVGMVFQRPNPFPTMSVYENVAAGLKLNSRYKKSELDDVVEKSLRGANLWNEVKDRLNRPGSGLSGGQQQRLCIARAIAVEPQVLLMDEPCSALDPISTLAIEDLIADLKERFTIVIVTHNMQQAARVSDRTAFFNLSEVGEPGRLIEVGDTDMIFSNPEEKATEDYISGRFG from the coding sequence ATGGCCAAGCGCATCGACATCAGCGGCCTCACCGCCTACTACAGCGACTTCAAGGCGATCGAGGACATCTCGATGGCCGTCGAGCCCCGCTCCGTGACCGCCTTCATCGGCCCGTCCGGCTGCGGCAAGTCCACCTTCCTGCGCACCATCAACCGCATGCACGAGGTCATCCCCGGCGCCCGCGTGGAGGGGAAGGTGATGCTGGACGACGAGAACCTCTACGCCAGCGGCGTCGACCCCGTCTCCGTACGCCGCGTGGTCGGCATGGTCTTCCAGCGCCCCAACCCGTTCCCGACCATGAGCGTCTACGAGAACGTCGCCGCCGGCCTGAAGCTCAACAGCCGCTACAAGAAGTCCGAGCTGGACGACGTGGTGGAGAAGTCCCTGCGCGGCGCGAACCTGTGGAACGAGGTCAAGGACCGCCTCAACCGCCCCGGCTCGGGCCTGTCCGGCGGCCAGCAGCAGCGCCTGTGCATCGCCCGCGCCATCGCGGTCGAACCCCAGGTCCTCCTCATGGACGAGCCCTGCTCGGCCCTCGACCCGATCTCCACCCTCGCCATCGAGGACCTGATCGCCGACCTCAAGGAGCGGTTCACGATCGTGATCGTGACGCACAACATGCAGCAGGCGGCGCGGGTCTCCGACCGCACCGCGTTCTTCAACCTGTCAGAGGTCGGGGAGCCGGGGCGGCTGATCGAGGTCGGCGACACCGACATGATCTTCTCCAATCCCGAGGAGAAGGCGACGGAGGACTACATCTCGGGCCGCTTCGGCTGA
- a CDS encoding inorganic phosphate transporter, with protein MDTFALVVTIGVALFFTYTNGFHDSANAIATSVSTRALTPRAALLMAAVMNFAGAFLGSGVAKTVSEGLIETPHGSHGMWILFAALVGAITWNMITWYFGLPSSSSHALFGGMVGAALAASSTVYWSGVLEKIVIPMFVSPLVGLCVGYLAMCAIMWGFRRSTPRRAQRGFRVAQTVSAAAMALGHGLQDAQKTMGVVVMALVIADVEDEGDAIPWWVKVACALMLSLGTYAGGWRIMRTLGRRIIDLQPPQGFAAETTASGIMYSASFMFNAPISTTHVITSAIMGVGATKRVKAVRWGVAKNIVMGWFITMPAAAGVAAAMYWLAHLAFE; from the coding sequence GTGGACACCTTCGCGCTTGTCGTCACGATCGGGGTTGCGCTCTTCTTCACGTACACCAACGGCTTCCACGACTCCGCCAACGCGATCGCGACCTCCGTCTCCACCCGTGCCCTGACGCCGCGCGCCGCGCTGCTGATGGCCGCGGTGATGAACTTCGCCGGCGCCTTCCTCGGCAGCGGCGTCGCCAAGACGGTGAGCGAAGGGCTGATCGAGACCCCGCACGGCTCGCACGGGATGTGGATCCTGTTCGCCGCCCTGGTCGGGGCGATCACGTGGAACATGATCACGTGGTACTTCGGGCTGCCGTCGTCGTCCTCGCACGCGCTCTTCGGCGGCATGGTCGGCGCGGCGCTGGCGGCGTCGTCGACGGTGTACTGGTCCGGGGTGCTGGAGAAGATCGTCATCCCGATGTTCGTCTCGCCGCTCGTCGGCCTGTGCGTCGGCTATCTGGCGATGTGCGCGATCATGTGGGGGTTCCGCCGCTCCACCCCGCGCCGCGCGCAGCGCGGCTTCCGGGTGGCGCAGACCGTCTCGGCCGCGGCGATGGCGCTGGGGCACGGGCTGCAGGACGCGCAGAAGACGATGGGCGTCGTGGTGATGGCGCTGGTCATCGCGGACGTGGAGGACGAGGGCGACGCCATCCCGTGGTGGGTGAAGGTGGCGTGCGCGCTGATGCTGTCGCTCGGTACGTACGCGGGCGGCTGGCGCATCATGCGGACGCTGGGGCGGCGGATCATCGACCTGCAGCCGCCGCAGGGGTTCGCGGCGGAGACGACCGCGTCGGGGATCATGTACTCGGCGTCGTTCATGTTCAACGCCCCCATCTCGACCACGCACGTGATCACTTCGGCGATCATGGGCGTCGGCGCGACGAAGCGGGTCAAGGCCGTGCGGTGGGGGGTCGCGAAGAACATCGTGATGGGGTGGTTCATCACGATGCCCGCCGCCGCGGGGGTGGCGGCGGCGATGTACTGGCTCGCGCACCTGGCCTTCGAGTAG
- the ftsH gene encoding ATP-dependent zinc metalloprotease FtsH codes for MDVKRYFRGPVMWIVLAVLAVVLLMQLVGSSEGYKSVDTAKVVAAIRKDDVSSAELTTGNSETIKVQLKDGKKIDGSDKVQANYIDTQGADLADRLQGKFNDGKIPDGYSVKETKDNPFLSILLSLLPFVLIVLVFLFLMNQMQGGGSRVMNFGKSKAKLITKDTPKTTFADVAGADEAVEELHEIKDFLQEPAKFQAVGAKIPKGVLLYGPPGTGKTLLARAVAGEAGVPFYSISGSDFVEMFVGVGASRVRDLFEQAKANAPAIVFVDEIDAVGRHRGAGMGGGHDEREQTLNQLLVEMDGFDVKGGVILIAATNRPDILDPALLRPGRFDRQIGVESPDMQGRLEILKVHQKGKPVAPDVDLSAVARRTPGFTGADLSNVLNEAALLTARSNRKLIDNEMLDEAIDRVVAGPQKRSRIMSEKEKKITAYHEGGHALVAAASPSGDPVHKVTILSRGRALGYTMVLPDEDKYSTTRNEMLDQLAYMMGGRAAEELVFHDPTTGAANDIEKATGLARKMVTQYGMTERLGAIKFGSDQSEPFLGRELAHQRDYSEEVAALVDEEVKKLIETAHNEAWEMLVENRDVLDNLVLELLEKETLGKEEIAEIFRPLVKRPLRPAWTGSSRRTPSTRPPVTSPRETNGSGPRMLDKAETPPAGGGLPGGLQGGSLPGEGPQHQPSPSEGGQP; via the coding sequence ATGGACGTGAAGCGCTACTTCCGTGGGCCGGTCATGTGGATCGTGCTGGCCGTCCTCGCCGTGGTCCTGTTGATGCAACTGGTCGGCTCCTCCGAGGGCTACAAGTCCGTGGACACCGCCAAGGTCGTCGCCGCGATCCGGAAGGACGACGTCAGCTCCGCCGAGCTGACCACCGGCAACAGCGAGACCATCAAGGTCCAGCTCAAAGACGGCAAGAAGATCGACGGCAGCGACAAGGTCCAGGCGAACTACATCGACACCCAGGGTGCCGACCTCGCCGACCGGCTGCAGGGCAAGTTCAACGACGGCAAGATCCCCGACGGGTACTCGGTCAAGGAGACCAAGGACAACCCGTTCCTCAGCATCTTGCTCTCCCTGCTGCCGTTCGTCCTGATCGTGCTCGTCTTCCTCTTCCTGATGAACCAGATGCAGGGCGGCGGCTCCCGGGTCATGAACTTCGGGAAGTCCAAGGCCAAGCTCATCACGAAGGACACCCCGAAGACGACCTTCGCCGACGTGGCCGGGGCCGACGAGGCCGTCGAGGAACTCCATGAGATCAAGGACTTCCTGCAGGAGCCCGCGAAGTTCCAGGCCGTCGGCGCCAAGATCCCCAAGGGCGTGCTGCTCTACGGCCCGCCCGGCACCGGCAAGACGCTGCTGGCCCGCGCGGTCGCCGGCGAGGCGGGCGTGCCGTTCTACTCCATCTCCGGCTCCGACTTCGTCGAGATGTTCGTCGGCGTCGGCGCCTCCCGCGTCCGCGACCTGTTCGAGCAGGCCAAGGCGAACGCGCCGGCGATCGTCTTCGTCGACGAGATCGACGCGGTCGGCCGGCACCGCGGCGCCGGCATGGGCGGCGGCCACGACGAGCGCGAGCAGACGCTGAACCAGCTCCTGGTCGAGATGGACGGCTTCGACGTCAAGGGCGGCGTCATCCTCATCGCGGCCACCAACCGGCCCGACATCCTCGACCCCGCCCTGCTGCGCCCCGGCCGCTTCGACCGGCAGATCGGCGTGGAGAGCCCCGACATGCAGGGCCGGCTGGAGATCCTCAAGGTCCACCAGAAGGGCAAGCCGGTCGCCCCGGACGTGGACCTGTCCGCCGTCGCCCGGCGCACGCCCGGCTTCACCGGCGCCGACCTCAGCAACGTGCTGAACGAGGCCGCGCTGCTCACCGCGCGCAGCAACCGGAAGCTGATCGACAACGAGATGCTGGACGAGGCCATCGACCGTGTGGTCGCCGGCCCGCAGAAGCGCTCCCGGATCATGTCGGAGAAGGAGAAGAAGATCACCGCGTACCACGAGGGCGGGCACGCCCTGGTCGCGGCGGCCTCTCCCAGCGGTGACCCGGTGCACAAGGTGACGATCCTCTCCCGCGGCCGCGCCCTCGGCTACACGATGGTGCTGCCCGACGAGGACAAGTACTCCACCACGCGCAACGAGATGCTCGACCAGCTCGCGTACATGATGGGCGGCCGCGCGGCCGAGGAGCTGGTCTTCCACGACCCGACGACCGGCGCCGCGAACGACATCGAGAAGGCCACCGGCCTCGCCCGCAAGATGGTCACCCAGTACGGCATGACCGAGCGGCTCGGCGCGATCAAGTTCGGCTCCGACCAGTCCGAGCCCTTCCTGGGCCGGGAGCTCGCCCACCAGCGCGACTACTCCGAGGAGGTCGCCGCGCTGGTCGACGAGGAGGTCAAGAAGCTGATCGAGACCGCGCACAACGAGGCGTGGGAGATGCTCGTCGAGAACCGCGACGTGCTCGACAACCTCGTGCTGGAGCTGCTGGAGAAGGAGACCCTGGGCAAGGAGGAGATCGCCGAGATCTTCCGCCCGCTGGTCAAGCGCCCGCTGCGGCCGGCGTGGACCGGCTCCTCGCGGCGTACGCCCTCCACCCGGCCGCCGGTCACCTCCCCGCGGGAGACGAACGGCTCGGGCCCGAGGATGCTCGACAAGGCCGAGACGCCGCCGGCCGGCGGCGGGCTGCCGGGCGGCCTCCAGGGCGGCTCGCTGCCGGGCGAGGGCCCGCAGCACCAGCCGTCGCCGAGCGAGGGCGGTCAGCCGTAG
- the hpt gene encoding hypoxanthine phosphoribosyltransferase → MGADLEKVLITKEEIDAKLAEMAAKIDAEYAGKDLLIVGVLKGAVMVMADLARTLSTPVTMDWMAVSSYGAGTQSSGVVRILKDLDTDIQDRHVMIVEDIIDSGLTLSWLLSNLGSRQPASLRVFTLLRKPEAAKVPIDVDWVGFDIPNEFVVGYGLDYAEKYRNLPFVGTLAPHVYGG, encoded by the coding sequence ATGGGCGCGGACCTCGAGAAAGTGCTCATCACCAAGGAAGAGATCGACGCCAAGCTCGCCGAGATGGCCGCGAAGATCGACGCGGAGTACGCCGGCAAGGACCTCCTGATCGTCGGGGTGCTCAAGGGCGCCGTGATGGTCATGGCGGACCTCGCCCGCACGCTGTCGACCCCGGTGACGATGGACTGGATGGCCGTGTCCTCCTACGGCGCGGGCACCCAGTCCTCCGGCGTCGTGCGGATCCTCAAGGACCTCGACACCGACATCCAGGACCGGCACGTGATGATCGTCGAGGACATCATCGACTCGGGCCTCACCCTCTCCTGGCTGCTGTCGAACCTCGGGTCGCGGCAGCCGGCCTCGCTGCGGGTCTTCACGCTGCTGCGGAAGCCGGAGGCGGCGAAGGTGCCCATCGACGTGGACTGGGTGGGCTTCGACATCCCCAACGAGTTCGTCGTCGGCTACGGCCTCGACTACGCGGAGAAGTACCGCAACCTGCCCTTCGTCGGGACCCTCGCACCGCACGTGTACGGTGGCTGA
- the pstS gene encoding phosphate ABC transporter substrate-binding protein PstS — protein sequence MKLPRTTRLRAAAAGSLALAGALVLGACGSDDNTGDSTDTGGGAQAATGDVKCSGSGELLASGSSAQKNAVDQWVSDFQGSCPDITVNYKATGSGAGIQEFLQGKTGFAGSDSALKPEEVQASKKVCKDGEAINIPMLGGPIAIGYNVEGVDDLVLDPDVLGRIFDGSVTTWNDPAIADLNPDADLPDTKIQPVHRSDESGTTDNFTQYLSAAAQDAWPHEPGKKWPVEGGQAADGSAGVSSQVQQTDGAISYFELSYATASDIDTVKLDTGASEPVEATSANASKAIANAKVSGTGKDLAMKLDYTTDAEGAYPLTLLTYEIACDKGNNPDSLDKVKSFLGYTASEAGQSKLSQLGYAPLPDDIAGKVRTTVESLS from the coding sequence GTGAAGCTCCCCCGCACCACCCGGCTGCGCGCCGCAGCCGCCGGTTCGCTCGCCCTCGCCGGCGCCCTCGTCCTCGGCGCCTGCGGGTCCGACGACAACACCGGCGACTCCACCGACACCGGCGGCGGCGCCCAGGCCGCCACCGGCGACGTGAAGTGCTCCGGCTCCGGCGAGCTGCTGGCGTCGGGCTCCTCCGCGCAGAAGAACGCCGTGGACCAGTGGGTCAGCGACTTCCAGGGCTCCTGCCCGGACATCACCGTCAACTACAAGGCCACCGGCTCCGGCGCCGGCATCCAGGAGTTCCTGCAGGGCAAGACGGGCTTCGCCGGCTCCGACTCGGCGCTCAAGCCCGAGGAGGTGCAGGCGTCGAAGAAGGTCTGCAAGGACGGCGAGGCCATCAACATCCCGATGCTCGGCGGCCCCATCGCCATCGGCTACAACGTCGAAGGCGTCGACGACCTCGTCCTCGACCCCGACGTCCTCGGCCGGATCTTCGACGGCTCCGTCACCACCTGGAACGACCCGGCCATCGCCGACCTCAACCCCGACGCGGACCTGCCGGACACCAAGATCCAGCCGGTGCACCGCTCGGACGAGTCCGGCACCACCGACAACTTCACCCAGTACCTCTCCGCCGCCGCCCAGGACGCCTGGCCGCACGAGCCCGGCAAGAAGTGGCCCGTCGAGGGCGGCCAGGCCGCGGACGGCTCCGCCGGGGTCTCCTCGCAGGTGCAGCAGACCGACGGCGCGATCTCGTACTTCGAGCTGTCGTACGCCACCGCCAGCGACATCGACACGGTCAAGCTCGACACCGGCGCCTCCGAGCCCGTCGAGGCCACCAGCGCGAACGCCTCGAAGGCCATCGCCAACGCCAAGGTCAGCGGCACCGGCAAGGACCTGGCGATGAAGCTCGACTACACCACCGACGCCGAAGGCGCCTACCCCCTGACCCTCCTCACCTACGAGATCGCCTGCGACAAGGGCAACAACCCGGACAGCCTCGACAAGGTCAAGTCCTTCCTCGGCTACACCGCAAGCGAGGCCGGCCAGTCGAAGCTGAGCCAGCTCGGCTACGCCCCCCTGCCCGACGACATCGCCGGGAAGGTCCGTACGACCGTGGAGTCACTGTCCTGA
- the pstA gene encoding phosphate ABC transporter permease PstA, with protein sequence MSAPRTAPRTADSADALGIHQPRLPRWAPAGVAVAAVAAATAVGLGAGLSSRTQWGVIAALLFVAGLYAVSARAEGTRKAKDRLATSLVWGAFLLAVIPLASLIWETVRQGVKVLDGYFLTHSMNGVVAIAPGGGIYHALLGTIQQVALGTLIATPIGLLTGVYLVEYGRGRLAKAVTFFVDVMTGIPSIVAGLFVLSVWIMGLGFGYSGLAGSFALAILMMPIVVRSTEEMLKLVPNELREASYALGVPKWKTILKVVLPTSLGGITTGVMLAVARITGETAPLLLLVFGNPAINDNPFEGAQASLPLYIYEQWANGNNASYDRAWAAALVLIIFVMILNLLARGIARWKAPKTGH encoded by the coding sequence ATGAGCGCGCCCCGGACGGCGCCCCGGACCGCCGACAGTGCCGACGCCCTCGGCATCCACCAGCCGCGCCTGCCGCGCTGGGCGCCCGCCGGCGTCGCCGTCGCCGCGGTGGCCGCGGCGACGGCCGTGGGGCTGGGCGCGGGGCTGTCCAGCCGTACGCAGTGGGGGGTGATCGCCGCGCTGCTCTTCGTCGCCGGGCTGTACGCCGTCTCGGCCCGCGCGGAGGGCACCCGCAAGGCGAAGGACCGGCTGGCGACGTCGCTCGTGTGGGGCGCCTTCCTGCTGGCCGTCATCCCGCTGGCGTCGCTGATCTGGGAGACCGTACGGCAGGGCGTCAAGGTCCTCGACGGCTACTTCCTGACCCACTCCATGAACGGCGTCGTCGCCATCGCCCCCGGCGGCGGCATCTACCACGCCCTCCTGGGCACCATCCAGCAGGTCGCGCTGGGCACCCTCATCGCCACCCCCATCGGGCTGCTGACGGGCGTGTACCTGGTGGAGTACGGGCGGGGACGGCTGGCCAAGGCGGTGACGTTCTTCGTCGACGTCATGACGGGCATCCCGTCGATCGTCGCCGGCCTCTTCGTCCTCAGCGTCTGGATCATGGGGCTGGGCTTCGGCTACTCCGGCCTCGCCGGCTCGTTCGCGCTGGCCATCCTGATGATGCCGATCGTCGTGCGCTCGACCGAGGAGATGCTGAAGCTCGTGCCGAACGAGCTGCGGGAGGCGTCGTACGCCCTGGGCGTACCGAAGTGGAAGACGATCCTGAAGGTCGTCCTGCCCACCTCCCTCGGCGGCATCACCACCGGCGTCATGCTGGCCGTCGCCCGCATCACCGGCGAGACGGCTCCTCTGTTGCTGCTCGTCTTCGGCAACCCCGCCATCAACGACAACCCCTTCGAGGGCGCCCAGGCGTCGCTGCCGCTCTACATCTACGAGCAGTGGGCCAACGGCAACAACGCCTCCTACGACCGCGCCTGGGCCGCCGCTCTGGTGCTCATCATCTTCGTGATGATCCTCAACCTGCTGGCCCGCGGCATCGCCCGCTGGAAGGCCCCGAAAACCGGCCACTGA
- the pstC gene encoding phosphate ABC transporter permease subunit PstC — protein sequence MSTDTDIRTQTPPPPPKAPPEKRRGKAATRLGDRVFAGLSKGSGITLLVIMGAIAAFLAYRAALALAKNEGNFLTTFEWDANADPPVFGIAVLAFGTIVSSVIAMVIAVPIAVGIALFITHYAPRRLAAPLAYLIDLLAAVPSIVYGLWGALFLVPRLVGPYEWLDDLFAWTVVFSYDGGVPRSLMTAGILLAIMILPIVTNVSREVFRQVPQTQQEAALAMGATRWEVIRMTVLPFGRSGVISASMLGLGRALGETMAVATVLSPSAILSAKILEPGGGTFAQNIASAFKEAGEFGRDALIASGLVLFVITLLVNGAARLIIARRKEYSGANA from the coding sequence GTGAGTACCGACACGGACATACGCACACAGACCCCTCCGCCGCCGCCGAAGGCGCCACCAGAGAAGCGCCGCGGCAAGGCCGCCACCCGCCTGGGCGACCGCGTCTTCGCCGGCCTGTCCAAGGGCTCCGGGATCACCCTGCTGGTGATCATGGGCGCGATCGCGGCCTTCCTCGCGTACCGCGCCGCGCTCGCCCTCGCCAAGAACGAGGGGAACTTCCTCACCACCTTCGAGTGGGACGCCAACGCCGACCCGCCCGTCTTCGGCATCGCCGTGCTGGCCTTCGGGACGATCGTCTCGTCGGTCATCGCGATGGTCATCGCTGTGCCGATCGCCGTGGGCATCGCGCTGTTCATCACCCACTACGCGCCGCGGAGGCTGGCGGCGCCCCTCGCGTACCTCATCGACCTGCTGGCCGCCGTCCCGTCCATCGTCTACGGCCTGTGGGGCGCCCTGTTCCTCGTCCCACGCCTGGTCGGACCGTACGAATGGCTGGACGACCTCTTCGCCTGGACCGTCGTCTTCTCGTACGACGGCGGCGTCCCGCGCTCCCTGATGACCGCCGGCATCCTGCTGGCGATCATGATCTTGCCGATCGTCACCAACGTCAGCCGCGAGGTCTTCCGGCAGGTGCCGCAGACGCAGCAGGAGGCGGCGCTGGCGATGGGCGCCACGCGCTGGGAGGTCATCCGCATGACGGTGCTGCCCTTCGGCCGCTCCGGCGTCATCTCCGCCTCGATGCTGGGCCTCGGGCGGGCGCTGGGCGAGACGATGGCGGTCGCCACCGTGCTGTCGCCGTCGGCGATCCTGTCGGCGAAGATCCTGGAGCCCGGTGGCGGGACGTTCGCGCAGAACATCGCCTCGGCGTTCAAGGAGGCGGGTGAGTTCGGGCGGGACGCGCTGATCGCCTCCGGCCTGGTCCTGTTCGTCATCACGCTGCTGGTCAACGGCGCGGCCCGGCTGATCATCGCGCGTCGCAAGGAGTACTCGGGGGCCAACGCATGA